In Microscilla marina ATCC 23134, the genomic window GCTCAATACGCGTACTTTGGGTGCGGGTTTGGTCAAAGGAATGGTATCCGACACTGCCACTTCTTCCAACACTGAGTTAGAGATGTTGTCATAAGCAGCGCCCGAAAACACTGGGTGAGTGCAAACTGCTCTCACACTTTTGGCTCCTTTGGCAAGAATGGCTTCAGCCGCTTTGCACATGGTTCCACCAGTGTCTAGCATATCGTCTACAATTACCACATTGGCGCCTTCTACCTCACCAATTACTTGCATAGAAGCAACCTCATTGGCACGTTTGCGGTGTTTGTCGCACACTACCATGTCAGTTTTGAAATAAGTAGCATAAGCGCGGGCTCTTCCTACTCCTCCAACATCTGGTGCTGCAAATATCAGGTCATCAAGTCCTAATGATTCTACATAAGGAATGAAAACTGCTGATCCGTCGAGATGATCTACTGGGAAATCGAAGAAACCCTGAATTTGTCCTGCGTGTAAATCACAAGTCATCAGGCGGTCAATACCCACCGCAGATAATAAATTAGCCACTAGCTTAGATGCTATAGCAACCCTTGGCTTGTCTTTGCGGTCTTGGCGCGCATATCCGAAGTAGGGAAGTACGGCAGTTACATACTTTGCCGAAGCACGGCGAGCAGCATCTGCCATCAGCAATAGCTCCATTAAGTTATCTGAAGGAGGACAAGTTGACTGAATCAAAAACACCTCACAACCACGCACTGACTCTTCAAATCTTGGAGAAATTTCGCCATCACTGAATCGCTTGATAACAAGCTCACCTAATGGCTGACCATATTTGAGAGAAATCTGGCTGGCTAAATCGTGAGAATTGGTTCCTGAAAAAATTTTTACAACCGAGGACATTTTATATTGTTTTGGTTTTAAATGTAATCTATAAATTTCTAACCACAGAATTCTTTACTACCAAATTAGTATAGTATAAAGGGTAATAAAGAATCAATCATATCATAACTAAGACTTCACCTCTTTGCCTCTTCCGCTATTCCCTGTTCTTTTTACAAAGATGTATTTTTTGATGATCGCCCATCTTTCGGCTGAAATGAAGGCGCAAATTTAGGTTTTTTTATTTTGGAAGACAACAAAACCGCGTTTAGATATACACCTCTTTATCGATATGGCAGTCATGTGCTGTACATGTAGCGAAAGTGTAAAACTCTCAATACATAATTAGTAAAATCAAGTTTTGATGCAATTGATTGAGCAATACTTTTGAGTCTAAACCTTTCATGGCGTTCATAAAGCTATTCTTAAATCACTGAGTTGTGGTAGTTTCAGAACAATGTTTTGTTGTAACTGCTAGTGGTTATTGTTTGCAGGTGTTTAGGGTGGAAGGGTAGTGTAAATAATTGCTATTTATGGTGTTTGTCAATACAATTTGGTAGTAGTAAGAAGGGCGGTTGATAGAGCCTTATGTTAGAAAAGTACAATGAGTTCTTAGCTAGTAACTGGTCATTGGAAAAAAAACTGTTTAAAAGTAAGAAAAACCTACGAACAAAATAATGTTTGGCTTCAACTCTCTACCTTTGTAACATCAAATAAGAAAAAAATGTATTGAATATATATACATTGTGTAATATAATTGGGTGAATTGGCGCACTAATATTTAGTGCGCCAATTTTTTTTACCTCATTTTAAGCTCCTCTATTTTTTACCTCGACTTTTCCCTTTACTAAGGTGCCATTCCTTGTTTTTATGTAGCAACGGTTGCTGGTTTACCTACTTGTCTATCGTTTGTCTATCTTTGGTATTATGGCAGGATGCATATTTTTGTTAAAGAGTTGTTGAAACTACTTAATCAGTATAATATATTGTTTTTTGTAGCAAATACATAAAGTTTGAATATATTAATTAAGCCATATTGGTGAAATATTATTAAAAATACTGACTTTTAGTATAAGTTAAACTTGCTGTAAATTAAGTAGTTACAAATGGTATATTTCTTTGTTTATATAAAATAAGCTTTAAGTGCAAAAAGCGAAAAAAAATGTATTGAAAAAGCGAAAAAAAATGCTGAACAAAAGATTGTTCTGGTATGACTCCCTACCTTTGTAATATCAAATAAGAAAAAAATGTATTAAATATATATACATTGTGTAATATAATTGGGTGAATTGGCGCACTAATATTTAGTGCGCCAATTTTTTTTTGCCCTTTTGTAGGTTGCCCATCTTTGTTATTAAGCTTTATATTTCCCCTTGTTAACTAATCAGTTCCTTTACCATTTATTCTACACCACCCCCTTTCTTAATAAGATAATGATAAGAATCAACTGGTTTTTTAGTTAAAATCTTTCATCCCCTATTTTTTTTACCCCAAAAAAGATTAAATCAAAACAATATTTTGTCATTGCTTGTTTTCGGAGATTTTATTGATATTTTTTGAAGTAAAAAGCCTAAAGCATTGTTGAAAATATTCAATTTAAGTAAAAAGTGAGGAATGTTAAAAACTAACATTTATTAGCTAACTGTTAGAAAAGTACAATGATTTGTTAGAGTTGAGAGGAGAAAAAAGAAAAGTTGAGACAAAAAACACGAAAAACCTACAAACCAAAGAATGTTTTGACGGATGTAACTACCTTTGTGTCATCAAAATACGAAGTCATAATAAGTAGTTGTCGGAAACCAACTTTATAGTTGATGATCAACAACTCCTTATTAAAGTATATATTGTGTAATATAATTGGGTGAATTGGTGGGTTAATTTTTAGCCCATCAATTTTTTTTGTCCTGCAAGCTATAAAAGTGATTAAAACCTATAGAGCAGACAAGACTAACCAACCCTGATATTGGGTGTGTGATTCCTCAAATGTGCCCCGTTTTTTTACACCCCTTATAATTGAACATCTGAAAACACTTCCTTCCTATAATCAAGACTGTAAGTTATTTTTAAACTCATTCTGTTACTGTTTTGCAGTCATTTGCTTTAAAAATACTTGCTGATAATCAGATGTTTATGAATTTACAAACTATTTATTTGTACGTTTAAAGATACGCTCATTCCTCTTTTTAAATGAAAATGAGGGCTTAAATACAATATAATTAGCTGGTAGCCAGCGATAAATAAAGTAAAAAGCTTTCGGGTTTAGCTATGCAGTGTAGACCAAATGCTGTGGGCTATTGTTTTAGTACTCACTACTTATTTAAAACTTAGCTTAGCAAATCTCATAATATGTACTACCTTTGTATCCCGTAAGCAAAAAAAAGACATTTAAAATACATCACTAATATATGGCATTTGCTAAACACATTTTTGTTACGGGAGGGGTTGCATCTTCTTTAGGTAAAGGTATTATTGCATCCTCTTTGGCTAAGTTATTACAAGCGCGTGGATTTTCGGTCACTATCCAAAAATTTGACCCCTACATCAACATTGATCCTGGTACGCTTAACCCTTACGAACACGGCGAGTGTTATGTAACCGATGATGGCGCAGAAACCGACCTGGATTTGGGACATTACGAGCGTTTCTTAAACATTACTACCTCACAGGCCAACAACATCACCACTGGAAGAATTTACCACAACGTAATTCAGAAAGAACGCCAGGGAGCCTATTTGGGCAAAACTGTGCAGGTGATTCCTCACATTACCGACGAAATCAAAAGAAATTTTCAGTTGCTTGCCACTACCGGAAAGTACGACATCATCATTACTGAAATAGGTGGTTGTGTGGGCGATATTGAGTCTTTGCCCTTTATAGAAGCGGTGCGTCAGATTAAGTGGGATTTGGGGGAAAACAATGCCAT contains:
- a CDS encoding ribose-phosphate pyrophosphokinase, which codes for MSSVVKIFSGTNSHDLASQISLKYGQPLGELVIKRFSDGEISPRFEESVRGCEVFLIQSTCPPSDNLMELLLMADAARRASAKYVTAVLPYFGYARQDRKDKPRVAIASKLVANLLSAVGIDRLMTCDLHAGQIQGFFDFPVDHLDGSAVFIPYVESLGLDDLIFAAPDVGGVGRARAYATYFKTDMVVCDKHRKRANEVASMQVIGEVEGANVVIVDDMLDTGGTMCKAAEAILAKGAKSVRAVCTHPVFSGAAYDNISNSVLEEVAVSDTIPLTKPAPKVRVLSVADLFATAIRRIHEHESISNLFIQSS